Part of the Paenibacillus sp. JNUCC32 genome is shown below.
CGTGATGACCCAGTTCCTGCATCTGCAGAACACGATCTGGGCGCTGATCTTTCCGCTATCCTTGAGCGCGTTCTCCATCATCGTCATGAGGACCTTTTTTCAAACGACGATTCCGGATGAGATTATCGAGTCCGCCAAAATCGATGGCGCCGGCGAATTTCTGACCTTTATCCGTATCGTCCTGCCGGTCTCGCTGCCGGGGATCGCCACCATCGGCTTGTTCAGCTCATTGGGCTACTGGAACGACTGGTTTAACGCCTTGCTGTACTACAACAATCCGCAGGCGACGCCACCGCTGCAGTTCATGCTCATGCAGATCGAGAAGAACATGGACTTCCTGACGAAGAATGCGCAGAATATCGGCTCGTTCGATGTGGCCGCCGGCCTGCCGACGGAGACGGTAAGGATGGCGATGGTCGTATTGGCCACGCTGCCGATCGTCATGGCGTATCCGTTCTTCCAGCGGTATTTTGTCCAGGGTCTGACCGTAGGCTCGGTCAAAGGATAATTTCATAAGGTTGAACCCGCAAGCGCACACTGCCGGAGAAATCCGGCTTTCATGTCCCGGGTGTGTAAGCGGTATCAATATAGCAATAACCATTAAGTGACACAGGGGGAAAAACTCATGTTTAAGAAGAAGATTTCTTTACTGTCCCTTGCTCTCGTGCTTCTGCTGACCGTTGTACTGTCGGCCTGCGGCAGCAAGGAAGGCGGCAGTAAGCCAAGTGAACCAGCGAAGGAAGAGGCGGCTGTCCAAAGCGACGGCACCATTGATGCCTCCAAACTGGATCCGGTCAAACTGAAAATGTACATGATCGGGCCAAATCAGAAAGACCTGCCTATGGTTCAAGAGGAAATCAATAAATATTTGACGGAAAAAATCAATGCAACGATCGAAATCAGCATGATCGACTGGGGCGATTACAGCCAGCGGATGCAGGTGATTACGAGCTCCGGCGAGAATTACGACATCGCCTTCACCAGCTCGTGGGCGTTCGATTACCTTCCAAATGCGGCAAAAGGCGCGTTTAAGCCGTTGAACGAACTGCTCGATCAGTACGGAAAAGGCATTAAGGAAGTACTGGATCCCCGTTTCCTGGAAGGAACGAAGGTTAACGGCGTCAACTATGGCATCCCGGCCAACAAGGAACTGGCACAGCAATTTGTATGGCGCTTCAACAAAAAGTATCTGGATAAGTACAACCTGGACATTTCCAAGGTGACCACGCTTGAAGATCTGGAACCGCTTCTCAAAACGATTAAAGAGAACGAGCCTGCGGAAATTACGCCGCTTGCCGTACCGAAAGGCTTTAAACCGTACATGCCGTTTGACTACCCGCTCGGCGATGAAATTCCGATCGGCATGTATCTGGACACCGAGGACTTTAAATTCGTGAATTTGCTGGATTCGCCTGAATTGAAATCGGCGCTGACGACCATGCGCAAATACTATAAAGCGGGCTATGTGCGTGAGGACATTGCAACGCTGGACGGCATCGACAACATCAAAACCGGCAAATGGCTCGTGGACCGCGAAATTACGCAGCCATACGCAGAGCTTGGCTGGTCCAGAAACGCGGGCTATGACATCGTGACCAGACCGATGCATGATCCTGTCATTTACACCAGCTCCGCAGCAGGTTCGATGATGGCCATTTCTTCTTACTCCAAAAATTCGGAGCGGGCGATGATGTTCCTGAACCTGCTGAACACGGACGTGAAACTCCGGAACATGATTCAATACGGCTTGGAAGGAACGCACTACAAGAAGCTTGAAGAGCCGTATATCGAGGATATGCCTGCCATGCAGGAGAACTATGCGATGCCTGGTTTCGCGCTCGGCAACATGTTCCTGACGTACCTTCACGAAGGCGAGCCGAAGGACAAATGGGAAGCATTCGAGAAATTTAATACCTCTGCCGTAGTGGCGCCTACGTTCGGCTTTAATTTCGACACGGCTCCGGTCAAAACGGAGGTCGCGGCCATCACGAACGTAGCCAAGGAATTTATTCCGGCGCTGTACACCGGCTCCGTCGATCCTGAAGAATATCTGCCGAAGGCTAAACAAAAGTTCCAGGATGCCGGCATCGACAAAGTGATCGCCGAAGCTCAAAAGCAGTTCGATGAGTGGAAGGCTCAAAACAAGTAATCCGTAAAGGGTATGAAGGGTAGAAGCGGCTGTTCCTTACGGCCGTTTCTCTCTGTCCTTTCTTTCTTCACCGAAAAAGGTTCCAATGTGCGTAAGCGAAATGATCTTCGAATAATAGGAGGTTTTCCCATGAAACGAATCAAACCGGATTATTACGCAAGAACCCAGTGGAAGCGCAGAATGGCGGCATGGATGAGCACGGCTTTGCTTGCCGCATCCCTGACGGGCTTTGCCGGAGAAGCCGAAGCGGCCCAGCCGGATTCGTCGTATTGGTATCCGAACACGCTGCTGGAATGGTCGCCGTCCAAGGACAAGGATGCCCGTTTTAACCGGGGAACGGTGAAGCTGGAGGATCAGCGCATCCAAGGAAGCAAAGTAAACGGCAACGCCAAGGAAGAAGTAAAGGTGCTATCGATCGCTTCCATGTATCCGAGCACAAGCGGAGCTCCTTCGCAGGGCTCGGAGAAGTTCCATACCTATACGTTCAGCAATTGGCAGTACATCGACAAGCTGGTCATGTGGGGCGGCTCCGCAGGCGAAGGATTAATCGTTCCGCCAAGCAGCGACGTCATCGATGCGGCCCATAAGAATGGGGTTCCTGTTTTTGGAACCGTTTTCTTGCCGCAAACCGAGCACGGAGGCAAAATCCAGTGGCTGCATGATCTGTTAAAGCAGCGGGAGGACGGTTCTTTCCCGGTTGCGGATAAGCTGATCGAGGTAGCGACGTACTACGGATTCGACGGCTGGTTCATCAATCAGGAAACGCAGGGCGGAACGCCGGAAGATGCGGCCAAGATGGCTGAGTTTCTGACTTACTTGCAGCAGAACCAAGGACCCGGCATGGAAGTGATCTGGTACGATTCCATGATCAAGGAGGGACCGGTGAAGTGGCAGGGGGCCCTGACGGATAAGAACGAAATGTTCTTCCAACAGGGAAATCAGCGGGTTTCCGACAACATGTTCATCGATTTCCGCTGGCAGTTCAAAGACGAGAAGAACGGCCAATACGATTACATTACTCCGTTCTTGAACTCCCCGGCCAAAGCGGCGGAGCTTGGCCGCAGTCCGTATGATCTATATGCCGGCATCGACGTGGAGGCGAAGGGCTACGAAGGCAGGTTCAATTGGCCGGTTCTGTTCCCGGACGGGAAGAAAGCCACGACCTCCCTGGGCATTTACCGTCCGGATTGGGCGTACAACAGCTCCGAAACCCATGAGGAGTACATGAATAAGGAGCAGATTTTCTGGGTGGGACCCGGAATGAATCCAGCGAACACGTCACAGCCTGCAGGGACCGATCCGCTTGCCTGGAGAGGGATTGCCCATGATGTCGTTGCAAAAACCGTGCTGACCGACTCCGAATTCGTCACCCATTTCAATACGGGCAACGGCCATTTGTTTGCGGTGGACGGCAAAGTGATGCGAAGCCGCGATTGGAGCAACCGGAGCCTGCAGGATATTTTGCCGACCTGGCGATGGATCGCGGAGACTAACGGCAAAGGCGAGGCCCTGAAACCGGGATTTGATTTCGGCAAATCCTACTACGGCGGCAGCTCGCTTCAAGTGGCGGGTGCCGTAAGCAAAGGCTCCTCCACCCATCTCAAGCTGTATAAGGCGAATATCCCGGTGGAAGCGACCACGGAAGTATCACTCGTGTATGCCGACAATGCCAAGGACGCCAAGGTGAAGATCGGCTTGGCATTCTCCGATGCGCCGGATCGGTACGAATTTTTCGAGCCTGGCAAGTGGACCGCCACGGGCGCGAATCAGGATTGGAAGCAGGGAAGCGTCAAGCTGAACAAGTATAAAGGCCGCACGATTGCCGGAATCTCGCTTCAATTCGAGTCCGCGGCGGATCAGGCGGATTATCGGGCCAACATCGGCCGCCTGGCGGTTACGCAGGTGAACGACAAGGCGAAGAAACCGCACGCGGTAACCGATTTGAAGGTTATCGAGAATGATTTCCGCGATGGAATATATGGTGATGCGCGCTTGTCGTGGGAAGCGCCGAAACAGAATGAAGACGTACTGTACTATCAGGTTTATCGCATCCTTCCGGACGGCAAGTACGAACTGATGGGCATGACGGGAAATACCGTTTATTACGTACCGGAAATGAAGCGTTCGCTTAAGGAGGAGGCAACCGAAATGGTTGTGATTCCGGTAAACCGCCACT
Proteins encoded:
- a CDS encoding carbohydrate ABC transporter permease, whose product is MSQLSTQTARQSAKRSRKRDYNAISPLWNTIFNIVIGLFSFSCIFPFLFVIIISLTDEQTLVLEGFRLLPSQFSTAAYEYIFKTGSELLSSFGLTLLVTVLGTLVSLALVTTYAYALSRRNFEFRGFFSFLAFFTMLFSGGMVPGYIVMTQFLHLQNTIWALIFPLSLSAFSIIVMRTFFQTTIPDEIIESAKIDGAGEFLTFIRIVLPVSLPGIATIGLFSSLGYWNDWFNALLYYNNPQATPPLQFMLMQIEKNMDFLTKNAQNIGSFDVAAGLPTETVRMAMVVLATLPIVMAYPFFQRYFVQGLTVGSVKG
- a CDS encoding ABC transporter substrate-binding protein; translated protein: MFKKKISLLSLALVLLLTVVLSACGSKEGGSKPSEPAKEEAAVQSDGTIDASKLDPVKLKMYMIGPNQKDLPMVQEEINKYLTEKINATIEISMIDWGDYSQRMQVITSSGENYDIAFTSSWAFDYLPNAAKGAFKPLNELLDQYGKGIKEVLDPRFLEGTKVNGVNYGIPANKELAQQFVWRFNKKYLDKYNLDISKVTTLEDLEPLLKTIKENEPAEITPLAVPKGFKPYMPFDYPLGDEIPIGMYLDTEDFKFVNLLDSPELKSALTTMRKYYKAGYVREDIATLDGIDNIKTGKWLVDREITQPYAELGWSRNAGYDIVTRPMHDPVIYTSSAAGSMMAISSYSKNSERAMMFLNLLNTDVKLRNMIQYGLEGTHYKKLEEPYIEDMPAMQENYAMPGFALGNMFLTYLHEGEPKDKWEAFEKFNTSAVVAPTFGFNFDTAPVKTEVAAITNVAKEFIPALYTGSVDPEEYLPKAKQKFQDAGIDKVIAEAQKQFDEWKAQNK
- a CDS encoding endo-beta-N-acetylglucosaminidase, whose protein sequence is MKRIKPDYYARTQWKRRMAAWMSTALLAASLTGFAGEAEAAQPDSSYWYPNTLLEWSPSKDKDARFNRGTVKLEDQRIQGSKVNGNAKEEVKVLSIASMYPSTSGAPSQGSEKFHTYTFSNWQYIDKLVMWGGSAGEGLIVPPSSDVIDAAHKNGVPVFGTVFLPQTEHGGKIQWLHDLLKQREDGSFPVADKLIEVATYYGFDGWFINQETQGGTPEDAAKMAEFLTYLQQNQGPGMEVIWYDSMIKEGPVKWQGALTDKNEMFFQQGNQRVSDNMFIDFRWQFKDEKNGQYDYITPFLNSPAKAAELGRSPYDLYAGIDVEAKGYEGRFNWPVLFPDGKKATTSLGIYRPDWAYNSSETHEEYMNKEQIFWVGPGMNPANTSQPAGTDPLAWRGIAHDVVAKTVLTDSEFVTHFNTGNGHLFAVDGKVMRSRDWSNRSLQDILPTWRWIAETNGKGEALKPGFDFGKSYYGGSSLQVAGAVSKGSSTHLKLYKANIPVEATTEVSLVYADNAKDAKVKIGLAFSDAPDRYEFFEPGKWTATGANQDWKQGSVKLNKYKGRTIAGISLQFESAADQADYRANIGRLAVTQVNDKAKKPHAVTDLKVIENDFRDGIYGDARLSWEAPKQNEDVLYYQVYRILPDGKYELMGMTGNTVYYVPEMKRSLKEEATEMVVIPVNRHYQQGKAASASFDWPEYPKPTAAFKADKTLIAPGETVQFTDLSSEVTESWSWSFPGGQPASSTDQHPKVTYPEEGTYEVTLTAKNSVGEDRIQKKLITVTREAENGVGNLALGKSASASSFVNEKEAPPFAVDGNAATKWCAVGDGPHWLTVDLGAEHKVSEFVIKHAEAGGEPAAFNTRAFSIQVSSDGKEWKDAVSVKDNTQGISSHAIELTSARYVRLQIEKATQGGDTAARIYDVEVLGLK